In a genomic window of Demequina muriae:
- a CDS encoding diacylglycerol/lipid kinase family protein, with translation MSTIGVITNPTAGSGRGASSSAETLALLAARGHRVRDLSMGSWAASLDHARERHRDLDALVVVGGDGMAHLGIQACAETRLPLGIVAAGSGNDAALSLGLPVHDIPAAVAAIERGLEGDVVRVDLGRIDGESVAERKRRRYFAAVLSAGIDAAIAAYANRLSFPRGPLKYKVATLRELPRFKPYGVSLEVDGERWEQRCTLVAVANGPVFGGGLVISPESSHVDGLLELVLAEPMRPLAIARVFPRLNDGSHLSDPRVRVVQARRVRIGPAETGAPLPPAFADGELIGPAPLDVRVVPGALRVLGGKADSLKA, from the coding sequence ATGAGCACCATCGGCGTGATCACCAATCCGACAGCGGGGTCGGGCAGGGGTGCCTCATCGTCCGCGGAGACGCTGGCGCTCCTGGCCGCGCGCGGTCACCGCGTCAGAGACCTCTCGATGGGCTCATGGGCGGCGTCGCTCGACCACGCGCGCGAGCGCCACCGCGACCTCGATGCGCTCGTGGTGGTGGGCGGCGATGGCATGGCGCACCTGGGGATCCAGGCATGCGCGGAGACCCGGCTTCCACTCGGGATCGTCGCGGCGGGCTCCGGCAACGACGCCGCCCTGTCGCTGGGTCTGCCCGTGCATGACATCCCGGCGGCGGTGGCGGCCATCGAGCGTGGACTGGAGGGGGATGTGGTCCGCGTCGACCTCGGTCGCATCGACGGTGAGAGTGTGGCCGAGCGCAAGCGCAGGCGCTACTTCGCCGCGGTGCTCTCCGCCGGAATCGACGCCGCGATCGCCGCATATGCGAACCGTCTCTCGTTCCCGCGTGGCCCTCTCAAGTACAAGGTCGCGACGCTCCGGGAGCTGCCGCGGTTCAAGCCGTATGGCGTGAGCCTCGAGGTGGACGGCGAACGCTGGGAGCAGCGGTGCACGCTGGTGGCCGTGGCGAACGGTCCGGTGTTCGGCGGCGGGCTCGTCATCTCTCCTGAGTCCTCGCACGTCGACGGCCTCCTCGAGCTGGTGCTCGCCGAGCCGATGCGCCCCCTCGCGATCGCGCGCGTGTTCCCCCGGCTGAACGATGGCTCGCACCTCAGCGATCCCCGCGTGCGCGTGGTGCAGGCGCGGCGCGTGCGCATCGGTCCCGCGGAGACGGGCGCGCCCCTGCCACCGGCCTTTGCGGACGGCGAGCTGATCGGGCCGGCGCCGCTGGACGTCCGGGTGGTGCCGGGAGCGTTGCGAGTGCTGGGCGGCAAGGCAGATAGCCTGAAGGCATGA
- a CDS encoding helix-turn-helix transcriptional regulator has protein sequence MSDISAEQRRLNLMLALSATRRRLTREEIRARVDGYDTVPSGATAAERDRADVSFQRMFERDKDELRRMGLPLRTITDPLHQDDLGYRIDGDAALPDLDLTVRDAAILALAVEYWQGASLAEDARMGFAKVVSAIEHGHSDSLPYGGMATSAGHDATAALAEAIVDRQAVRFEYASASSETARRTVQPWGIVMRSGVEYLIGWDVDRRAPRTYRLGRISGRVRPTGDIEAFERPDSLPLGDLDDHSATLTAVIALRPETGHALRLRGEPAGAESAHGESAHGESAHGESASGESASAESSAAQDGWDLVRVPYRHEDLLRAEVLALRGAARVVSPDSLRESVAAYARAAMEVAHG, from the coding sequence ATGTCCGACATCTCCGCAGAGCAGCGTCGGCTCAACCTCATGCTCGCCCTGAGCGCCACCCGCCGGCGCCTCACGCGAGAAGAGATTCGGGCACGCGTGGATGGCTACGACACCGTTCCGTCAGGTGCGACCGCAGCGGAGCGCGACCGGGCCGACGTCTCGTTCCAGCGCATGTTCGAGCGCGACAAGGACGAGCTGCGCCGCATGGGCCTGCCGCTGCGCACGATCACCGATCCGCTGCACCAGGACGATCTCGGCTATCGCATCGATGGTGACGCCGCGCTTCCGGACCTCGACCTCACGGTGCGCGATGCCGCGATCCTCGCCCTGGCCGTCGAGTACTGGCAGGGAGCGTCGCTGGCCGAGGACGCCCGCATGGGCTTCGCCAAGGTGGTGTCCGCCATCGAGCACGGTCACTCCGATTCGCTCCCGTACGGAGGCATGGCGACGTCCGCCGGGCACGACGCGACCGCGGCTCTCGCCGAGGCCATCGTGGACCGCCAGGCCGTGCGATTCGAGTACGCCTCGGCGAGCTCGGAGACAGCACGGCGCACCGTGCAGCCGTGGGGCATCGTGATGCGCTCCGGCGTCGAGTACCTCATCGGCTGGGACGTGGACCGTCGCGCCCCGCGCACGTACCGGCTCGGTCGCATCTCTGGCCGCGTGAGACCGACCGGCGACATCGAGGCGTTCGAGCGACCGGACTCGTTGCCGCTGGGCGACCTGGACGATCACTCCGCGACGCTGACCGCCGTGATCGCGCTGCGCCCGGAGACGGGTCACGCGCTGCGCCTGCGGGGCGAGCCGGCAGGGGCTGAGTCCGCCCACGGGGAGTCCGCCCACGGGGAGTCCGCCCACGGGGAGTCGGCCAGCGGGGAGTCGGCCAGCGCGGAGTCGTCAGCCGCACAGGATGGCTGGGACCTGGTGCGGGTGCCCTATCGCCACGAGGATCTGCTGCGCGCCGAGGTTCTGGCGCTGCGCGGCGCGGCGCGCGTGGTGTCTCCCGACTCGCTCAGGGAATCCGTCGCCGCGTACGCGCGCGCCGCGATGGAGGTGGCCCATGGCTGA
- the tatA gene encoding Sec-independent protein translocase subunit TatA: MGPREIIIIALIVVLLFGAPKLPELARSIGKSMRILKDETKSLTDDDKADTSGTAPTADAEQAQQRGEAPVPDGTVTPPRHADAPDDDGRGTR, encoded by the coding sequence ATGGGTCCCCGCGAGATCATCATCATTGCGCTGATCGTCGTCCTGCTGTTCGGCGCCCCCAAGCTCCCCGAGCTGGCGCGCAGCATCGGCAAGTCGATGAGGATCCTCAAGGATGAGACCAAGTCCCTCACGGACGACGACAAGGCTGACACCTCGGGCACCGCGCCCACGGCAGACGCCGAGCAGGCGCAGCAGCGCGGCGAGGCTCCCGTCCCGGACGGCACCGTGACTCCTCCCCGTCACGCCGACGCCCCGGACGACGACGGGCGTGGCACGCGCTAG
- a CDS encoding helix-turn-helix transcriptional regulator — MADTSRDRLVRLLGMIAYLEAHGSTPFEVLAEHFGVTVQRIERDLWALTTSGIPPYLPDECIEFDFDHLDSGIATLVASQGASQVRLSGREAVALIGALATLIAAGTAPAGAQDVLARLREAYGGVEPVRVLDSPSEADAAVTSTVERGIVEGRAVSLDYIDAQDRRSVRVIEPHRLVAIDGVGYVECFCLKADDYRTLRLGRIASATLSDVMITHPPSEERGFSLAPQFEATVVVRRGARWAFEDLAGVEIEDDGETATARFGVADVDWAAGRLLAVAPALVSIAPTELREAVRAHADAVAAAHSV, encoded by the coding sequence ATGGCTGACACCTCACGTGACCGCCTGGTGCGACTGCTGGGCATGATCGCCTACCTCGAGGCGCACGGCTCCACGCCCTTCGAGGTGCTCGCCGAGCACTTCGGCGTGACGGTGCAGCGCATCGAGCGTGACCTGTGGGCGCTTACCACGAGCGGCATCCCGCCCTACCTGCCCGACGAGTGCATCGAGTTCGACTTCGATCACCTGGACTCCGGAATCGCCACGCTCGTCGCGTCCCAAGGGGCGTCTCAGGTGCGGCTGTCGGGCCGCGAGGCGGTGGCGCTGATCGGTGCACTGGCAACCCTGATCGCCGCCGGGACCGCTCCGGCGGGGGCGCAGGACGTGCTCGCCCGACTGCGTGAGGCCTACGGCGGCGTGGAGCCGGTGCGGGTGCTCGACAGTCCGTCGGAGGCCGATGCTGCGGTGACCTCGACGGTCGAGCGCGGCATCGTCGAGGGCCGTGCGGTCAGCCTCGACTACATCGATGCGCAGGATCGCCGGTCCGTCCGTGTGATCGAGCCGCACCGGCTGGTCGCGATCGACGGGGTGGGGTACGTCGAGTGCTTCTGCCTCAAGGCGGACGACTACCGGACGCTGCGGCTGGGCCGCATCGCATCCGCGACTCTCAGCGACGTGATGATCACGCACCCGCCGAGCGAGGAGCGCGGCTTCTCGCTGGCCCCGCAGTTCGAGGCGACCGTCGTGGTCCGACGCGGAGCGCGATGGGCGTTCGAGGACCTCGCCGGCGTGGAGATCGAGGACGACGGCGAGACCGCCACTGCGCGTTTCGGGGTCGCCGACGTCGACTGGGCGGCTGGCCGTCTGCTGGCCGTCGCGCCAGCCCTCGTCAGCATCGCACCGACCGAGCTGCGAGAGGCCGTGCGCGCGCATGCCGATGCGGTCGCGGCCGCCCACTCCGTCTAG
- a CDS encoding DEAD/DEAH box helicase yields MSSPAERFAAAKARSRHRDLTDFEASLAFPLDDFQREACQAVAEGHSVLVAAPTGAGKTIVGEFAVRHAYERGEKSFYTTPIKALSNQKFTELRRVYGDANVGLLTGDTSINSEAQVVVMTTEVLRNMIYADSRTLDTLGVVVLDEVHYLADRYRGSVWEEVIVHLAARTAIVSLSATVSNAEEFGAWLTEVRGDTRVIVSERRPVPLWPHVLMREGIFDLYAPGVDPLAPGPNPRLNPELEAISKRMRHEEQGYRSGRGPQRPSRGGRRPQGRRAPPRFAVVDVMDRNGLLPAIVFVFSRAGCQDAVDQVRSAGIALTTDEERAEIARIVDERCEGLPAEDLGALNYLHWRDHLEAGVAAHHAGMIPLFKEVVEELFAAGLIKVVYATETLALGVNMPARSVVLEKLTKWNGESHQDLTAGEYTQLTGRAGRRGIDIEGHAVVVEHPGFDAAQLGRLASKRTYPLISSFQPSYNMTINLVGQSGVQQARELLELSFAQYQADQSVVGKARKARELDQALEGLREATECDKGDFMEYAALRERLNRLQKGASKAVGRRRREATAEMLAGLQRGDVVRIGGGKRVGLVAVVRPDDDPAGPRPTVVSTLGRSFRLAVADLHHGIEPVGRVRVPAKLDDRDPRQRKELAQVIEAAKSSFEVPSKRRERAQSGDEAQIVQLRKEMQSHPCHSCPDREQHARWAERHFRAKRDRDRVVGEISRATGSIARVFDKRCDVLRELGYLEGEGEQTTVTPAGTSLRTLYSENDLVMAECLRSGAWNQLHPAALAATVSSLLYRGRREDETRSPRIPGGSRGILGHVLADTQRIWSVIDSLQTERGLPELPPPHWGIVGPIHGWAQGKGLDQVLQDTDIAPGDMVRWCKQVIDVLDQVAQSAPTDVLRGRARTAIDAMRRGVVAY; encoded by the coding sequence ATGAGCTCTCCTGCGGAGCGCTTCGCCGCCGCGAAGGCTCGGTCCCGCCACCGCGACTTGACGGACTTCGAGGCGAGCCTCGCCTTCCCGCTCGACGACTTCCAACGCGAGGCATGCCAGGCGGTGGCCGAGGGGCACTCGGTGCTCGTGGCGGCGCCGACCGGCGCGGGCAAGACCATCGTGGGCGAGTTCGCGGTGCGGCACGCGTATGAGCGCGGCGAGAAGTCGTTCTACACGACCCCCATCAAGGCGCTCAGCAATCAGAAGTTCACCGAGCTGCGACGCGTCTACGGCGACGCCAACGTGGGGCTCCTCACCGGTGACACCTCGATCAACTCCGAGGCACAGGTGGTCGTGATGACCACTGAGGTGCTGCGCAACATGATCTATGCCGACTCCCGGACGCTGGACACGTTGGGCGTGGTCGTGCTCGACGAGGTGCACTACCTGGCCGACCGCTACCGCGGCTCCGTGTGGGAAGAGGTCATCGTCCACCTCGCCGCGCGCACCGCGATCGTGTCGCTGTCCGCCACCGTCTCCAATGCCGAGGAGTTCGGCGCATGGCTGACCGAGGTGCGCGGTGACACGAGAGTGATCGTCTCCGAGCGCCGCCCCGTGCCCCTGTGGCCCCACGTGCTGATGCGAGAGGGCATCTTCGACCTGTACGCGCCGGGCGTGGACCCGCTCGCCCCAGGGCCGAACCCCCGGCTCAACCCCGAGCTCGAGGCCATCTCCAAGCGCATGCGCCACGAGGAGCAGGGCTACCGCAGCGGCCGCGGCCCGCAGCGGCCCTCACGCGGGGGGAGACGCCCCCAAGGCCGCCGTGCTCCGCCGCGGTTCGCCGTCGTCGACGTCATGGACCGCAACGGCCTGCTGCCCGCGATCGTGTTCGTGTTCTCGAGGGCCGGCTGCCAGGACGCGGTGGACCAGGTGAGGTCCGCCGGCATTGCGCTCACGACCGACGAGGAGCGCGCCGAGATCGCGCGGATCGTCGACGAGCGCTGCGAGGGACTGCCGGCCGAGGACCTGGGCGCTCTCAACTATCTGCACTGGCGCGATCATCTCGAGGCGGGAGTCGCGGCTCACCACGCCGGGATGATTCCCCTCTTCAAGGAAGTGGTCGAGGAGCTGTTCGCCGCCGGTCTCATCAAGGTGGTCTACGCCACCGAGACCCTCGCTCTGGGCGTCAACATGCCAGCGCGGTCCGTGGTGCTGGAGAAGCTCACCAAGTGGAACGGCGAGAGCCACCAGGACCTCACGGCGGGGGAGTACACCCAGCTCACCGGCCGTGCCGGCAGGCGAGGCATCGACATCGAGGGCCACGCCGTGGTGGTCGAGCATCCGGGATTCGACGCGGCTCAGCTGGGCCGACTGGCCTCCAAGCGCACCTACCCGCTGATCAGTTCGTTCCAGCCCAGCTACAACATGACCATCAACCTCGTGGGACAGTCGGGCGTGCAGCAGGCGCGCGAGCTCCTCGAGCTGTCGTTCGCCCAGTACCAGGCGGATCAGTCGGTGGTGGGCAAGGCGCGCAAGGCTCGCGAGCTCGACCAGGCTCTCGAGGGGCTGCGGGAGGCCACGGAGTGCGACAAGGGCGACTTCATGGAGTACGCGGCGCTCCGCGAACGTCTCAACCGCCTCCAGAAGGGTGCGTCCAAGGCGGTGGGGCGGCGACGCCGCGAGGCCACCGCCGAGATGCTCGCCGGACTGCAGCGAGGCGACGTGGTGCGCATCGGGGGCGGCAAGCGCGTGGGACTCGTGGCCGTGGTCCGTCCCGACGACGACCCTGCGGGCCCCCGGCCCACCGTGGTCTCGACGCTGGGCCGGTCCTTCCGCCTTGCGGTGGCGGACCTGCATCACGGGATCGAGCCGGTGGGTCGCGTGCGCGTGCCCGCCAAGCTCGACGACCGCGACCCGCGCCAGCGCAAGGAGCTCGCTCAGGTCATCGAGGCCGCCAAGAGCTCCTTCGAGGTGCCGTCCAAGCGCCGCGAGCGCGCACAGTCCGGTGACGAGGCGCAGATCGTGCAGCTGCGCAAGGAGATGCAGTCGCACCCGTGCCACTCGTGTCCCGACCGGGAGCAGCACGCGCGGTGGGCTGAGCGGCACTTCCGCGCCAAGCGGGACCGGGATCGGGTGGTGGGCGAGATCTCCCGCGCCACCGGCTCGATCGCGCGGGTCTTCGACAAGCGCTGCGATGTGCTGCGCGAGCTCGGATACCTCGAAGGCGAGGGCGAGCAGACCACCGTGACCCCCGCCGGCACCAGCCTGCGCACCCTGTACTCCGAGAACGACCTGGTGATGGCGGAATGCCTGCGCTCAGGTGCTTGGAATCAGCTGCATCCCGCCGCTCTCGCCGCCACGGTCTCCTCGCTGCTGTATCGCGGTCGACGCGAGGACGAGACGCGCAGCCCTCGCATCCCCGGTGGGTCCCGCGGCATCCTGGGTCACGTGCTCGCGGACACGCAGCGCATCTGGTCGGTGATCGACTCGCTCCAGACCGAGCGCGGTCTTCCGGAGCTTCCCCCGCCCCACTGGGGAATCGTGGGGCCGATTCACGGCTGGGCCCAGGGCAAGGGCCTGGACCAGGTGCTGCAGGACACCGACATCGCTCCTGGTGACATGGTGCGGTGGTGCAAGCAGGTGATCGACGTGCTCGACCAGGTCGCGCAGTCGGCGCCCACGGACGTGCTGCGTGGTCGCGCCCGCACGGCCATCGACGCCATGCGCCGGGGAGTGGTCGCGTACTGA
- the tatC gene encoding twin-arginine translocase subunit TatC, with amino-acid sequence MARARARRRDARARMPLSAHLSEFRNRLILAVIGVAIGAVAGWFFYTPVFEALQEPVLAVAVRDDAMVAVNFAGIATALDIRIKVSLFLGVIVSAPWWLYQLWAFVAPGLKAGEKRYTFGFLGAAIPLFFAGVALAWWVYPRAVEILIGFTPESAANWLEAQMFVSFATRLVLVFGIAFVFPVVMVALTWARVVRARTWLKGWRWAVLLIFVAAAVLTPTPDVVTMLFMAVPMCALYFAAVGIGLWRERARAKKEARALAS; translated from the coding sequence GTGGCACGCGCTAGAGCGCGCAGGCGGGATGCCCGTGCGCGCATGCCGCTGAGCGCGCACCTGAGCGAGTTCCGCAATCGCCTGATCCTCGCCGTCATCGGCGTGGCCATCGGAGCCGTGGCCGGCTGGTTCTTCTACACCCCCGTCTTCGAGGCTCTCCAGGAGCCCGTTCTCGCGGTCGCAGTACGCGACGATGCGATGGTCGCGGTGAACTTCGCCGGCATCGCGACCGCCCTGGACATTCGCATCAAGGTGTCGCTGTTCCTGGGCGTCATCGTGTCCGCGCCATGGTGGCTGTACCAGCTGTGGGCCTTCGTCGCCCCCGGCCTCAAGGCAGGGGAGAAGCGCTACACCTTCGGCTTCCTCGGCGCCGCGATCCCACTGTTCTTCGCCGGCGTGGCGCTGGCGTGGTGGGTCTACCCGCGGGCTGTCGAGATCCTGATCGGGTTCACGCCGGAGAGCGCCGCGAACTGGCTCGAGGCCCAGATGTTCGTCTCGTTCGCGACGCGGCTGGTCCTGGTGTTCGGCATCGCGTTCGTCTTCCCGGTTGTGATGGTGGCCCTCACGTGGGCGCGCGTGGTGAGGGCCCGCACGTGGCTGAAGGGGTGGCGATGGGCGGTGCTGCTGATCTTCGTTGCAGCCGCGGTGCTCACTCCCACGCCGGATGTGGTGACCATGCTGTTCATGGCTGTCCCGATGTGCGCGCTGTACTTCGCGGCAGTCGGCATCGGGCTGTGGCGCGAACGCGCGCGCGCCAAGAAGGAAGCGCGCGCTCTCGCCTCATGA
- a CDS encoding phosphoribosyl-ATP diphosphatase, whose amino-acid sequence MKTFDELYEELSARAEERPEGSGTVALLDRGVHAIGKKLVEEAAESWMAAEFQSDEETAEEISQLLYHAQVMMIAKGLTPADVYRYL is encoded by the coding sequence GTGAAGACGTTCGACGAACTCTACGAGGAACTGTCCGCGCGCGCCGAGGAGCGCCCCGAGGGGTCCGGCACGGTCGCTCTGCTCGACAGGGGCGTGCATGCCATCGGCAAGAAGCTCGTCGAGGAGGCCGCGGAGTCCTGGATGGCCGCGGAGTTCCAGTCCGACGAGGAGACCGCCGAGGAGATCTCTCAGCTGCTGTATCACGCGCAGGTGATGATGATCGCGAAGGGCCTCACGCCCGCCGACGTCTACCGCTACCTGTAA
- the ribH gene encoding 6,7-dimethyl-8-ribityllumazine synthase: MSGDGAPTIDIDGSGLTVEIVASQWHTDVMDGLVAGAVRAAEKSGAAYRVTRVAGAFELTVVAEHLARQGADAIVALGVVVKGETPHFEYVCESVTLGLTEVSRANAVPVGFGVLTVDEVQHALDRAGLEGSKEDKGAESVEAALSTALILRSLA, translated from the coding sequence ATGAGCGGCGACGGCGCACCGACCATCGACATCGACGGCAGCGGCCTCACGGTCGAGATCGTCGCAAGCCAGTGGCATACGGACGTGATGGACGGACTCGTCGCGGGCGCCGTGCGCGCCGCCGAGAAGAGCGGCGCCGCGTATCGCGTCACGCGGGTCGCCGGCGCCTTCGAGCTGACGGTCGTCGCGGAGCACTTGGCACGGCAGGGGGCCGATGCGATCGTCGCCCTCGGCGTCGTCGTCAAGGGCGAGACGCCCCACTTCGAATACGTGTGCGAGTCCGTCACCTTGGGCCTCACGGAGGTGTCGCGGGCGAACGCCGTTCCTGTGGGCTTCGGCGTCCTCACCGTCGACGAGGTGCAGCACGCGCTGGACCGCGCGGGGCTCGAGGGGTCCAAGGAGGACAAGGGCGCGGAATCGGTCGAGGCCGCACTGTCGACCGCGCTGATCCTGCGCAGCCTCGCCTGA
- the hisG gene encoding ATP phosphoribosyltransferase, translating to MLRIAVPNKGSLSEAASQLLREAGYKQRRDPRELVLVDARNEVEFFFLRPRDVAVYVGSGTVHAGITGRDLLLDSGTPATEHLELGFGGSTFRYAAPAASVTTVEDIAGKRVATSYPRLVKHHLKSFGVDATVVRLDGAVESSVRLGVADVVADVVSTGTTLKAAGLEIFGEPILKSEAILIKGPDVSESEIAVLTGRLRGVLMARQFVLVDYDVPDDRLDEAVAVTPGFEAPTVTPLHGKNWHAVRVMVPRSEMNQIMDRLYAAGARAILTTELLAVRV from the coding sequence GTGCTCCGCATCGCCGTCCCCAACAAGGGCTCACTGTCCGAAGCCGCCTCGCAACTGCTCCGAGAGGCGGGCTACAAGCAGCGCCGCGATCCTCGCGAGCTGGTCCTCGTCGACGCACGCAACGAGGTCGAGTTCTTCTTCCTGCGCCCGCGCGACGTCGCGGTGTATGTCGGTTCCGGCACCGTCCACGCCGGCATCACCGGCCGCGACCTGCTGCTCGACTCGGGCACTCCGGCGACCGAGCACCTCGAGCTGGGCTTCGGCGGCTCGACCTTCCGGTACGCGGCCCCGGCCGCGTCGGTGACGACCGTCGAGGACATCGCGGGCAAGCGCGTGGCCACGAGCTACCCGCGCCTGGTCAAGCACCACCTGAAGTCGTTCGGTGTCGACGCCACCGTGGTGCGTCTCGACGGCGCCGTCGAGTCCTCGGTCCGGCTGGGCGTCGCCGACGTGGTGGCCGACGTGGTCTCCACCGGCACCACCCTCAAGGCGGCCGGGCTCGAGATCTTCGGGGAGCCGATCCTCAAGTCGGAGGCGATCCTGATCAAGGGCCCCGACGTCTCCGAGTCCGAGATCGCGGTGCTCACCGGTCGGCTGCGCGGCGTGCTGATGGCGCGCCAGTTCGTGCTGGTCGACTACGACGTGCCGGACGACCGTCTCGATGAGGCCGTCGCGGTGACCCCCGGCTTCGAAGCGCCCACCGTGACGCCGCTGCACGGCAAGAACTGGCACGCCGTCCGGGTGATGGTGCCGCGGTCCGAGATGAACCAGATCATGGACCGGCTGTACGCCGCGGGGGCCAGGGCCATCCTGACCACGGAACTGCTGGCGGTGCGGGTGTAG